The Musa acuminata AAA Group cultivar baxijiao chromosome BXJ2-2, Cavendish_Baxijiao_AAA, whole genome shotgun sequence genome has a segment encoding these proteins:
- the LOC135605859 gene encoding phytosulfokine receptor 2-like, with amino-acid sequence MASSSPTTFFLKWALLLCSLCPALAGPSSSCHPADLQALAEFAGNLTAGSILSNWSRPELCCSWDGIVCSETSGRSSGPGRRVVELLLSGRGLSGVLASSMDRLEVLDLSFNALSGSIAAVGRMTALRAVNLSSNNFSGPLPDLTSLPALAVFNVSNNSLAGPIHPDICAGAAAIEVLDLSVNSFSGPLPDETVAECSATLRELYLGYNSLSGDLPDSLFDFVALEKLSLASNDLSGQLGERFSKLSSLRTLIVSGNRFSGPLPNVFGNLTKLQQLVAHCNTFNGTLPRSLELCAMLRDLDLRNNSISGSINLDFSRMKLLTSLDLATNHFYGHLPVSLSDCQALKTLSLAKNGLSGQVPEEFGNLASLTLLSLSNNSFQNVWTALEILQRCKNLTTLILTKNFHGEEIPDIPLRFENLEVLAIGNCALTGQLPLWLLDCKRLQVLDLSWNHLTGGIPPLIGQLDNLIYLDISNNSLTGEIPKNLTQLKSLINISSSATRSSIGLPLYVKRNQSISGLQYNQLSNFPPSLYLNDNGFNGMIWPEFGNLKALHVLDMSNNSITGSIPDTLSEMSNLEVLDLSYNELNGSIPASLSKLNFLSKFSVAHNNLKGEIPTGGQFFSFSNSSFDGNSGLCRSPCPSNKTQALGLSPEIPSNMNNKFGKTGILNITIGIGVGIAFLLAVVLFKMSRKDAGVPVDEVELEDGSYTSSELGSKLVLFFQNSDAKELTINDLLKSTNNFDQSNIIGCGGFGLVYKAYLPDGTKAAIKRLSGDCGQMEREFRAEVEALSRAQHKNLVSLKGYCRCGNDRLLIYTYMENGSLDYWLHERADGGSLLKWEVRLKIAQGSARGLAYLHKICEPNIIHRDVKSSNILLDDRFEAHLADFGLARLIDPYKTHVTTDLVGTLGYIPPEYSQTLTATLKGDIFSFGVVLLELLTGRRPVDISKAKGCKDLVSWVLQMKSEKKEEQMFDTVIWNKAHEKQLLSVLETACKCISPDPRNRPSIDQVVSWLHAAGSDG; translated from the coding sequence ATGGCTTCGTCCTCTCCCACAACCTTCTTCTTGAAATGGGCACTACTGCTCTGCTCGCTCTGCCCGGCCCTCGCCGGCCCGTCCTCCTCCTGCCACCCCGCCGACCTGCAAGCCCTCGCGGAATTTGCCGGAAACCTCACTGCCGGCTCCATCCTGTCCAACTGGTCTCGCCCCGAGCTCTGCTGCAGCTGGGACGGCATCGTCTGCTCCGAGACCAGCGGTCGATCGTCCGGCCCTGGCCGCCGCGTCGTGGAGCTCCTCCTTTCCGGTCGCGGACTGAGCGGAGTCCTCGCGAGCTCCATGGACCGGCTCGAGGTTCTCGATCTCAGCTTCAATGCGCTGTCGGGGTCGATCGCTGCCGTTGGCCGCATGACGGCGCTGCGGGCCGTGAACCTGTCCTCCAACAACTTCAGCGGGCCTCTTCCGGACCTCACATCGCTGCCTGCTCTCGCCGTCTTCAATGTCAGCAACAACTCGCTCGCGGGTCCGATCCATCCCGACATTTGTGCCGGCGCTGCAGCGATCGAGGTTCTTGATCTGTCGGTGAACTCGTTCTCAGGGCCACTCCCTGACGAAACGGTAGCTGAGTGCAGCGCGACGCTGCGGGAGCTGTACCTCGGCTACAACTCCCTCTCAGGTGACCTCCCCGACTCTCTCTTCGATTTCGTTGCATTGGAGAAGTTGTCGCTCGCCTCGAACGATCTCTCGGGACAGCTCGGCGAGAGGTTTAGCAAGCTCTCTAGCCTTCGAACACTCATCGTTTCGGGTAACCGGTTCTCCGGCCCCCTCCCCAATGTGTTTGGAAACCTTACCAAGCTCCAGCAGTTGGTTGCACACTGCAATACCTTCAATGGAACCCTTCCTCGATCGTTGGAACTCTGTGCAATGCTTAGGGACCTTGATCTCCGGAACAATTCTATTTCAGGTTCCATTAATCTTGATTTCTCACGAATGAAGTTGCTCACATCACTTGATCTCGCCACAAACCATTTTTATGGCCATCTTCCTGTTAGCCTTTCCGATTGCCAAGCATTAAAGACCCTAAGCCTTGCTAAGAACGGTCTCTCTGGTCAGGTCCCCGAGGAATTTGGGAATCTTGCATCTCTTACTTTGCTCTCATTGTCTAATAATAGCTTCCAGAATGTATGGACAGCTTTGGAGATCCTCCAAAGGTGCAAGAACCTCACCACACTTATCCTCACCAAGAATTTCCACGGAGAAGAGATTCCTGACATTCCTCTGAGGTTTGAGAACTTGGAGGTTCTCGCTATTGGAAACTGCGCCCTTACTGGCCAACTCCCGCTCTGGCTATTGGATTGCAAGAGGTTGCAAGTCTTGGATTTGTCATGGAACCACTTGACCGGTGGAATTCCTCCTTTGATCGGGCAGCTTGATAATCTAATTTACTTGGACATCTCAAACAATTCCCTGACTGGTGAAATCCCCAAGAATTTGACACAGCTGAAGAGTCTGATTAATATTAGCAGCTCAGCAACAAGGTCTTCGATTGGCTTGCCATTATATGTTAAGCGCAATCAGAGCATCAGCGGTTTGCAATACAATCAACTGTCAAATTTTCCTCCATCGTTGTACTTGAATGATAATGGCTTCAACGGGATGATTTGGCCGGAATTTGGGAACTTGAAGGCACTCCATGTCTTAGACATGAGCAATAACAGTATCACAGGGAGCATTCCAGATACGCTCTCTGAGATGTCAAATCTGGAGGTACTGGATTTGTCATACAATGAACTTAATGGATCTATTCCTGCATCCTTGAGCAAGCTcaattttttatcaaagtttagcGTAGCCCATAACAATTTGAAAGGAGAGATTCCAACCGGGGGCCAATTCTTCAGTTTTTCCAACTCTAGTTTTGATGGAAACTCAGGACTGTGTCGGTCACCATGTCCTTCTAACAAAACTCAAGCACTGGGGCTGAGTCCTGAAATTCCATCAAATATGAACAATAAGTTTGGAAAAACCGGCATACTTAATATAACTATTGGCATCGGTGTTGGTATTGCATTTCTTTTAGCTGTTGTCTTGTTTAAAATGTCGCGGAAGGATGCTGGTGTTCCAGTAGATGAGGTTGAATTGGAAGATGGATCATATACATCATCCGAATTGGGTTCCAAGCTGGTACTTTTCTTTCAAAACTCTGATGCGAAAGAGCTTACGATCAATGATCTTCTGAAATCTACAAATAACTTTGACCAATCAAATATAATTGGCTGTGGAGGATTTGGGCTGGTCTACAAGGCATATCTTCCAGATGGTACAAAAGCTGCAATCAAGAGGCTTTCTGGTGACTGTGGACAGATGGAACGAGAATTCCGTGCAGAGGTGGAAGCACTCTCCAGGGCTCAGCATAAGAACCTCGTCTCCCTGAAAGGCTATTGCAGGTGTGGGAATGATAGATTGCTGATTTACACCTACATGGAAAATGGAAGTCTGGACTACTGGCTTCATGAGAGGGCTGATGGTGGATCTTTACTCAAGTGGGAGGTCAGGTTGAAGATTGCCCAAGGATCAGCAAGGGGATTGGCTTACTTGCACAAGATCTGTGAGCCCAACATCATCCACAGAGATGTTAAATCAAGCAACATTTTGCTGGATGATAGATTCGAAGCCCATCTGGCAGATTTCGGCCTGGCGAGGCTTATCGATCCCTACAAAACTCATGTCACCACTGACCTGGTTGGAACCTTAGGGTACATTCCTCCTGAGTACAGCCAAACATTGACGGCTACTCTGAAGGGTGATATCTTCAGCTTCGGAGTCGTTTTATTGGAGCTTCTCACCGGTAGAAGGCCTGTGGATATTTCCAAGGCGAAAGGTTGCAAAGATTTGGTTTCGTGGGTGCTTCAGATGAAATCCGAGAAGAAGGAAGAGCAGATGTTCGATACAGTAATTTGGAACAAGGCCCACGAAAAGCAGCTCTTATCAGTGCTGGAGACTGCTTGCAAGTGCATCAGCCCAGATCCGCGGAACAGGCCATCGATAGATCAAGTTGTCTCGTGGCTTCATGCTGCTGGCTCTGATGGATGA
- the LOC103975600 gene encoding glyoxysomal processing protease, glyoxysomal isoform X2 → MNSYEFLQDVRDLLGWLSSLARIVMQTLSQTGLVGTSSAISAHNERIPHLRLVRLTDSPRSSRLDPRFVRSRWSRCRTSPNSPATSRSWSVRKAPTGSTTLSASGILFPDGCLNDRPPIFDHVCGIHRHSGDLVVTPASVVEPFLTAEYRNKTAQEFSPKLIPAARIDVLIEGKEEGTSSNGAATIPRWSNCKLMALVDVTASSVALLSLLGGDSGLQESSSWEVGWSLAAREGDTQMIESATRIAILGIPKVELKNMLHVDISEVQQRGDLLLVMGSPFGILSPSHFLNSISSGVVANCCSAGSVKNSLLLADIRCLPGMEGGPVFDRHACLVGMLTSPLRQKSSNAEIQLVITWNAIATAWGNGLQNEPQNVQQEVAGRYINKERRVLLNLANSRGPIRCLPEGSDFPNLVPSLRKAMSSVALVTVGDGTWASGIVLNQKGLILTNAHLLEPWRFGRKSLVNLVKKSTRFSVELSVSFSEQEEKRSEDKRQRFFLSASGSSSAYGDIAHDASLLNRSHKNYRKISVRLDNMERQFWCDASVVYVSNGPIDVALLQLDHVPCQLCPINPEFHCPSIGLPVHVIGHGLLGPRSGIWPSVSTGIVSHVVRVPEPLHIEKSGVVETEKRSVPVMLQTTAAVHPGASGGAVVDSDGHMIGLITSNAKHGGGRTIPHLNFSIPCAALLPIFRFSDEHDWSMLKVLDEPNDLLSSVWALAPPPSQSKQSISEKNDQEGKGSRFSKFLAKKHSGLEDLTHVIKEKLPSKM, encoded by the exons ATGAACTCATACGAGTTTCTCCAAGATGTTAGAGATCTTCTTGGGTGGCTCTCATCGCTGGCGCGAATCGTGATGCAGACCTTGAGCCAAACGGGCCTTGTTGGGACATCATCCGCCATCTCGGCCCATAATGAGCGGATCCCCCATTTAAGACTTGTGCGTCTCACCGATTCACCTCGCTCTTCGCGGCTCGATCCTCGGTTCGTACGGAGTCGATGGAGTCGTTGCCGGACGTCGCCCAATTCGCCCGCAACTTCTCGGTCTTGGTCCGTTCGCAAGGCCCC GACCGGGAGCACAACCCTTTCAGCCTCGGGGATTTTGTTTCCTGACGGTTGCCTTAACGATCGGCCACCCATCTTCGATCATGTGTGTGGCATTCATCGTCACTCTGGCGATCTCGTCGTCACCCCTGCTTCGGTGGTGGAGCCCTTTCTGACTGCGGAATACAGAAACAAGACCGCCCAG GAATTTTCACCAAAATTGATTCCAGCTGCTCGTATTGATGTTCTCATAGAG GGCAAGGAGGAGGGAACAAGCAGCAATGGGGCTGCTACCATTCCTCGCTGGAGTAACTGTAAACTTATGGCATTG GTCGATGTTACTGCATCTTCTGTTGCTCTTCTATCATTGCTTGGAGGTGACAGTGGCTTGCAAGAAAGTTCTTCATGGGAAGTGGGTTGGTCCTTGGCGGCTAGGGAAGGTGACACTCAG ATGATCGAGTCAGCCACAAGAATTGCGATTCTTGGAATTCCAAAAGTAGAACTCAAG AACATGCTGCATGTAGATATTTCTGAAGTTCAACAAAGAGGAGATCTGCTTTTAGTTATGGGTTCTCCTTTTGGAATCCTGTCACCGTCGCACTTTCTCAACAG CATATCTTCTGGAGTTGTGGCAAACTGTTGTTCTGCTGGTTCTGTTAAAAACTCATTACTACTTGCTGATATTCGTTGTCTTCCTG GAATGGAAGGTGGTCCTGTTTTCGATAGACATGCATGTCTTGTTGGCATGCTGACAAGTCCATTGAGACAAAAAAGCAGCAATGCAGAAATTCAG CTTGTAATTACATGGAATGCAATAGCAACTGCCTGGGGAAATGGGCTGCAGAACGAACCTCAAAATGTCCAACAAGAAGTGGCAGGCAGGTACATCAACAAAGAAAGGAGGGTACTTCTGAACCTTGCTAATTCCAGGGGGCCCATCAGATGTTTACCTGAAGGTTCTGATTTTCCTAACCTCGTCCCTTCACTCAGAAAAGCTATGTCTTCTGTTGCTCTTGTTACAGTAGGTGATGGGACTTGGGCTTCTGGAATTGTACTCAACCAAAAGGGTCTCATACTAACAAATGCTCACCTTTTGGAACCATGGAGATTTGGCAGAAAATCATTAGTGAATCTTGTAAAGAAAAGCACTAGATTTTCTGTTGAATTGAGTGTTAGTTTCTCTGAGCAAGAGGAAAAAAGAAGTGAAGACAAGAGGCAGAGATTTTTTTTGTCAGCATCGGGAAGCTCTAGTGCCTATGGGGATATTGCCCATGATGCTTCACTGCTCAATCGAAGCCACAAAAACTATAGGAAAATCTCGGTTCGTCTGGACAACATGGAACGCCAGTTTTGGTGTGATGCTAGTGTGGTTTATGTCTCAAATGGACCAATCGATGTTGCGCTGTTGCAGCTTGATCATGTTCCATGTCAACTTTGTCCCATCAATCCTGAATTTCATTGCCCATCTATTGGTCTACCTGTGCATGTTATTGGGCATGGTCTTCTTGGACCTCGATCCG GCATCTGGCCATCAGTTTCCACTGGAATTGTATCACATGTTGTTAGAGTTCCAGAGCCTCTCCACATTGAAAAATCTGGCGTAGTGGAAACTGAGAAAAGAAGTGTACCTGTGATGCTTCAAACAACCGCTGCAGTCCATCCAGGAGCTAGTGGTGGTGCTGTGGTTGATTCAGATGGCCATATGATTGGTCTAATAACAAG CAACGCCAAGCATGGGGGTGGGAGAACCATACCACATTTGAATTTTAGCATTCCGTGTGCGGCTTTGTTGCCCATATTCAGGTTCTCAG ATGAACACGACTGGTCGATGCTAAAAGTCCTGGAC
- the LOC103975600 gene encoding glyoxysomal processing protease, glyoxysomal isoform X3, producing the protein MESLPDVAQFARNFSVLVRSQGPDPKGLKMRNHAFHLHQTGSTTLSASGILFPDGCLNDRPPIFDHVCGIHRHSGDLVVTPASVVEPFLTAEYRNKTAQEFSPKLIPAARIDVLIEGKEEGTSSNGAATIPRWSNCKLMALVDVTASSVALLSLLGGDSGLQESSSWEVGWSLAAREGDTQAGMIESATRIAILGIPKVELKNMLHVDISEVQQRGDLLLVMGSPFGILSPSHFLNSISSGVVANCCSAGSVKNSLLLADIRCLPGMEGGPVFDRHACLVGMLTSPLRQKSSNAEIQLVITWNAIATAWGNGLQNEPQNVQQEVAGRYINKERRVLLNLANSRGPIRCLPEGSDFPNLVPSLRKAMSSVALVTVGDGTWASGIVLNQKGLILTNAHLLEPWRFGRKSLVNLVKKSTRFSVELSVSFSEQEEKRSEDKRQRFFLSASGSSSAYGDIAHDASLLNRSHKNYRKISVRLDNMERQFWCDASVVYVSNGPIDVALLQLDHVPCQLCPINPEFHCPSIGLPVHVIGHGLLGPRSGIWPSVSTGIVSHVVRVPEPLHIEKSGVVETEKRSVPVMLQTTAAVHPGASGGAVVDSDGHMIGLITSNAKHGGGRTIPHLNFSIPCAALLPIFRFSDEHDWSMLKVLDEPNDLLSSVWALAPPPSQSKQSISEKNDQEGKGSRFSKFLAKKHSGLEDLTHVIKEKLPSKM; encoded by the exons ATGGAGTCGTTGCCGGACGTCGCCCAATTCGCCCGCAACTTCTCGGTCTTGGTCCGTTCGCAAGGCCCC GACCCCAAGGGCCTCAAGATGCGCAACCACGCTTTCCACCTCCATCA GACCGGGAGCACAACCCTTTCAGCCTCGGGGATTTTGTTTCCTGACGGTTGCCTTAACGATCGGCCACCCATCTTCGATCATGTGTGTGGCATTCATCGTCACTCTGGCGATCTCGTCGTCACCCCTGCTTCGGTGGTGGAGCCCTTTCTGACTGCGGAATACAGAAACAAGACCGCCCAG GAATTTTCACCAAAATTGATTCCAGCTGCTCGTATTGATGTTCTCATAGAG GGCAAGGAGGAGGGAACAAGCAGCAATGGGGCTGCTACCATTCCTCGCTGGAGTAACTGTAAACTTATGGCATTG GTCGATGTTACTGCATCTTCTGTTGCTCTTCTATCATTGCTTGGAGGTGACAGTGGCTTGCAAGAAAGTTCTTCATGGGAAGTGGGTTGGTCCTTGGCGGCTAGGGAAGGTGACACTCAGGCAGGG ATGATCGAGTCAGCCACAAGAATTGCGATTCTTGGAATTCCAAAAGTAGAACTCAAG AACATGCTGCATGTAGATATTTCTGAAGTTCAACAAAGAGGAGATCTGCTTTTAGTTATGGGTTCTCCTTTTGGAATCCTGTCACCGTCGCACTTTCTCAACAG CATATCTTCTGGAGTTGTGGCAAACTGTTGTTCTGCTGGTTCTGTTAAAAACTCATTACTACTTGCTGATATTCGTTGTCTTCCTG GAATGGAAGGTGGTCCTGTTTTCGATAGACATGCATGTCTTGTTGGCATGCTGACAAGTCCATTGAGACAAAAAAGCAGCAATGCAGAAATTCAG CTTGTAATTACATGGAATGCAATAGCAACTGCCTGGGGAAATGGGCTGCAGAACGAACCTCAAAATGTCCAACAAGAAGTGGCAGGCAGGTACATCAACAAAGAAAGGAGGGTACTTCTGAACCTTGCTAATTCCAGGGGGCCCATCAGATGTTTACCTGAAGGTTCTGATTTTCCTAACCTCGTCCCTTCACTCAGAAAAGCTATGTCTTCTGTTGCTCTTGTTACAGTAGGTGATGGGACTTGGGCTTCTGGAATTGTACTCAACCAAAAGGGTCTCATACTAACAAATGCTCACCTTTTGGAACCATGGAGATTTGGCAGAAAATCATTAGTGAATCTTGTAAAGAAAAGCACTAGATTTTCTGTTGAATTGAGTGTTAGTTTCTCTGAGCAAGAGGAAAAAAGAAGTGAAGACAAGAGGCAGAGATTTTTTTTGTCAGCATCGGGAAGCTCTAGTGCCTATGGGGATATTGCCCATGATGCTTCACTGCTCAATCGAAGCCACAAAAACTATAGGAAAATCTCGGTTCGTCTGGACAACATGGAACGCCAGTTTTGGTGTGATGCTAGTGTGGTTTATGTCTCAAATGGACCAATCGATGTTGCGCTGTTGCAGCTTGATCATGTTCCATGTCAACTTTGTCCCATCAATCCTGAATTTCATTGCCCATCTATTGGTCTACCTGTGCATGTTATTGGGCATGGTCTTCTTGGACCTCGATCCG GCATCTGGCCATCAGTTTCCACTGGAATTGTATCACATGTTGTTAGAGTTCCAGAGCCTCTCCACATTGAAAAATCTGGCGTAGTGGAAACTGAGAAAAGAAGTGTACCTGTGATGCTTCAAACAACCGCTGCAGTCCATCCAGGAGCTAGTGGTGGTGCTGTGGTTGATTCAGATGGCCATATGATTGGTCTAATAACAAG CAACGCCAAGCATGGGGGTGGGAGAACCATACCACATTTGAATTTTAGCATTCCGTGTGCGGCTTTGTTGCCCATATTCAGGTTCTCAG ATGAACACGACTGGTCGATGCTAAAAGTCCTGGAC
- the LOC103975600 gene encoding glyoxysomal processing protease, glyoxysomal isoform X1 yields the protein MNSYEFLQDVRDLLGWLSSLARIVMQTLSQTGLVGTSSAISAHNERIPHLRLVRLTDSPRSSRLDPRFVRSRWSRCRTSPNSPATSRSWSVRKAPTGSTTLSASGILFPDGCLNDRPPIFDHVCGIHRHSGDLVVTPASVVEPFLTAEYRNKTAQEFSPKLIPAARIDVLIEGKEEGTSSNGAATIPRWSNCKLMALVDVTASSVALLSLLGGDSGLQESSSWEVGWSLAAREGDTQAGMIESATRIAILGIPKVELKNMLHVDISEVQQRGDLLLVMGSPFGILSPSHFLNSISSGVVANCCSAGSVKNSLLLADIRCLPGMEGGPVFDRHACLVGMLTSPLRQKSSNAEIQLVITWNAIATAWGNGLQNEPQNVQQEVAGRYINKERRVLLNLANSRGPIRCLPEGSDFPNLVPSLRKAMSSVALVTVGDGTWASGIVLNQKGLILTNAHLLEPWRFGRKSLVNLVKKSTRFSVELSVSFSEQEEKRSEDKRQRFFLSASGSSSAYGDIAHDASLLNRSHKNYRKISVRLDNMERQFWCDASVVYVSNGPIDVALLQLDHVPCQLCPINPEFHCPSIGLPVHVIGHGLLGPRSGIWPSVSTGIVSHVVRVPEPLHIEKSGVVETEKRSVPVMLQTTAAVHPGASGGAVVDSDGHMIGLITSNAKHGGGRTIPHLNFSIPCAALLPIFRFSDEHDWSMLKVLDEPNDLLSSVWALAPPPSQSKQSISEKNDQEGKGSRFSKFLAKKHSGLEDLTHVIKEKLPSKM from the exons ATGAACTCATACGAGTTTCTCCAAGATGTTAGAGATCTTCTTGGGTGGCTCTCATCGCTGGCGCGAATCGTGATGCAGACCTTGAGCCAAACGGGCCTTGTTGGGACATCATCCGCCATCTCGGCCCATAATGAGCGGATCCCCCATTTAAGACTTGTGCGTCTCACCGATTCACCTCGCTCTTCGCGGCTCGATCCTCGGTTCGTACGGAGTCGATGGAGTCGTTGCCGGACGTCGCCCAATTCGCCCGCAACTTCTCGGTCTTGGTCCGTTCGCAAGGCCCC GACCGGGAGCACAACCCTTTCAGCCTCGGGGATTTTGTTTCCTGACGGTTGCCTTAACGATCGGCCACCCATCTTCGATCATGTGTGTGGCATTCATCGTCACTCTGGCGATCTCGTCGTCACCCCTGCTTCGGTGGTGGAGCCCTTTCTGACTGCGGAATACAGAAACAAGACCGCCCAG GAATTTTCACCAAAATTGATTCCAGCTGCTCGTATTGATGTTCTCATAGAG GGCAAGGAGGAGGGAACAAGCAGCAATGGGGCTGCTACCATTCCTCGCTGGAGTAACTGTAAACTTATGGCATTG GTCGATGTTACTGCATCTTCTGTTGCTCTTCTATCATTGCTTGGAGGTGACAGTGGCTTGCAAGAAAGTTCTTCATGGGAAGTGGGTTGGTCCTTGGCGGCTAGGGAAGGTGACACTCAGGCAGGG ATGATCGAGTCAGCCACAAGAATTGCGATTCTTGGAATTCCAAAAGTAGAACTCAAG AACATGCTGCATGTAGATATTTCTGAAGTTCAACAAAGAGGAGATCTGCTTTTAGTTATGGGTTCTCCTTTTGGAATCCTGTCACCGTCGCACTTTCTCAACAG CATATCTTCTGGAGTTGTGGCAAACTGTTGTTCTGCTGGTTCTGTTAAAAACTCATTACTACTTGCTGATATTCGTTGTCTTCCTG GAATGGAAGGTGGTCCTGTTTTCGATAGACATGCATGTCTTGTTGGCATGCTGACAAGTCCATTGAGACAAAAAAGCAGCAATGCAGAAATTCAG CTTGTAATTACATGGAATGCAATAGCAACTGCCTGGGGAAATGGGCTGCAGAACGAACCTCAAAATGTCCAACAAGAAGTGGCAGGCAGGTACATCAACAAAGAAAGGAGGGTACTTCTGAACCTTGCTAATTCCAGGGGGCCCATCAGATGTTTACCTGAAGGTTCTGATTTTCCTAACCTCGTCCCTTCACTCAGAAAAGCTATGTCTTCTGTTGCTCTTGTTACAGTAGGTGATGGGACTTGGGCTTCTGGAATTGTACTCAACCAAAAGGGTCTCATACTAACAAATGCTCACCTTTTGGAACCATGGAGATTTGGCAGAAAATCATTAGTGAATCTTGTAAAGAAAAGCACTAGATTTTCTGTTGAATTGAGTGTTAGTTTCTCTGAGCAAGAGGAAAAAAGAAGTGAAGACAAGAGGCAGAGATTTTTTTTGTCAGCATCGGGAAGCTCTAGTGCCTATGGGGATATTGCCCATGATGCTTCACTGCTCAATCGAAGCCACAAAAACTATAGGAAAATCTCGGTTCGTCTGGACAACATGGAACGCCAGTTTTGGTGTGATGCTAGTGTGGTTTATGTCTCAAATGGACCAATCGATGTTGCGCTGTTGCAGCTTGATCATGTTCCATGTCAACTTTGTCCCATCAATCCTGAATTTCATTGCCCATCTATTGGTCTACCTGTGCATGTTATTGGGCATGGTCTTCTTGGACCTCGATCCG GCATCTGGCCATCAGTTTCCACTGGAATTGTATCACATGTTGTTAGAGTTCCAGAGCCTCTCCACATTGAAAAATCTGGCGTAGTGGAAACTGAGAAAAGAAGTGTACCTGTGATGCTTCAAACAACCGCTGCAGTCCATCCAGGAGCTAGTGGTGGTGCTGTGGTTGATTCAGATGGCCATATGATTGGTCTAATAACAAG CAACGCCAAGCATGGGGGTGGGAGAACCATACCACATTTGAATTTTAGCATTCCGTGTGCGGCTTTGTTGCCCATATTCAGGTTCTCAG ATGAACACGACTGGTCGATGCTAAAAGTCCTGGAC